In Platichthys flesus chromosome 21, fPlaFle2.1, whole genome shotgun sequence, the following are encoded in one genomic region:
- the rpl7 gene encoding 60S ribosomal protein L7, with amino-acid sequence MADAEKKVPAVPESLVKRRKAFATMKAMRVKKMLAEKKARKVTRKLIYKRAEKYHKEYRSMFRREVRLGRTARKVGNYYVPAEPKLAFVMRIRGINGVSPKVRKVLQLLRLRQIFNGVFVKLNKASINMLRIAEPYIAWGYPNLKSVRELIYKRGHGRMRKQRIALTDNALVEKALGKYGIICVEDLIHEIYTVGKNFKPANNFLWPFKLSSPRGGMNKKTTHFVEGGDAGNREDQINRMIRRMN; translated from the exons ATGGCGGACGCAGA AAAAAAAGTGCCGGCCGTCCCGGAGAGCCTTGTCAAGAGGCGAAAGGCCTTCGCCACCATGAAGGCCATGCGTGTCAAGAAGATGCTGGCTGAGAAAAAA GCCCGCAAGGTGACCAGGAAGCTGATCTACAAGCGGGCTGAGAAGTACCACAAGGAGTACAGGTCGATGTTCAGGCGTGAGGTTCGTCTGGGCCGTACTGCTCGCAAAGTGGGAAACTACTATGTCCCAGCTGAGCCCAAACTGGCCTTCGTCATGAGGATCAGAGG tATCAATGGTGTCAGCCCTAAGGTCCGCAaggttctgcagctgctccgtCTTCGCCAGATCTTCAACGGTGTGTTCGTCAAGCTGAACAAGGCCTCAATCAACATGCTGAGGATCGCCGAGCCATACATTGCTTGGGG ATACCCCAACCTGAAGTCTGTGCGTGAGCTCATCTACAAACGTGGTCATGGCAGGATGAGGAAACAGCGCATCGCCCTCACAGACAACGCTCTGGTGGAGAAGGCTCTCG GCAAATATGGCATCATCTGCGTCGAGGACCTCATCCATGAGATTTACACAGTTGGCAAGAACTTCAAGCCCGCCAACAACTTCCTGTGGCCCTTCAAACTGTCGTCACCCCGTGGTGGTATGAACAAGAAGACCACACACTTTGTTGAGGGAGGAGATGCTGGCAACAGGGAGGATCAAATCAACAGAATGATCAGGAGGATGAACTAA
- the si:ch211-171b20.3 gene encoding uncharacterized protein si:ch211-171b20.3 isoform X2 codes for MAAPSMMTFQVNSSLPTTEALAALRGSNSCGPDTSAGHLAYRSLGMGAGGGRATFRQKLHMRRTLPVTQPLSKCVDEESFIGGLMFGGSPNMTKESENKDPEDVCGRHLLFDNKCARFERTRSVIPPLLRDYHRPGALHPLSLSKELSHSHAGPPFTLGYPERYELNPSPAILLPSTLFLNGRNPFSVENCKLSRPKVNYPSYNNILTVRDNHTSQSFPDPVVGASRSFIQRISELSSLEAESARQEKLKKMRKLRKPPS; via the exons ATGGCGGCTCCCAGCATGATGACGTTCCAGGTGAACTCCTCTCTACCCACCACCGAGGCTCTAGCCGCCCTACGGGGCTCGAACAGCTGCGGCCCTGACACCTCGGCCGGACACCTCGCCTACCGGAGCCTCGGGATGGGAGCGGGGGGAGGACGAGCCACCTTCAGACAGAAGCTCCACATGAGGcggacacttcctgtcacacaGCCGCTGAGCA AGTGCGTAGATGAGGAGTCCTTCATCGGGGGTCTCATGTTCGGAGG GTCGCCTAACATGACCAAAGAGTCTGAGAATAAAGATCCAGAGGACGTCTGTGGGAGACACCTTCTCTTTGATAACAAAT GTGCCAGGTTCGAGAGAACCAGATCCGTGATCCCTCCCCTGCTGAGAGACTACCACAGACCGGGCGCCCTGCACCCCCTCAGCCTCTCCAAGGAGCTTTCCCACAGCCACGCCGGGCCGCCCTTCACTCTGGG CTACCCTGAAAGATACGAGCTGAACCCGAGTCCAgccatcctccttccctccacttTATTCCTCAATGGCAGAAACCCCTTCTCAGTTGAAAACTGTAAACTCAGCAG GCCTAAGGTGAACTATCCATCCTACAACAACATATTGACTGTTAGAGACAATCACACAA GCCAGTCCTTTCCAGACCCGGTGGTCGGCGCCTCTCGCTCTTTTATCCAGAGGATATCTGAGCTGTCCTCTCTGGAGGCCGAGTCGGCGAGACAAGAAAAGCTCAAGAAAATGAGGAAACTGAGAAAACCTCCATCCTGA
- the si:ch211-171b20.3 gene encoding uncharacterized protein si:ch211-171b20.3 isoform X1: MAAPSMMTFQVNSSLPTTEALAALRGSNSCGPDTSAGHLAYRSLGMGAGGGRATFRQKLHMRRTLPVTQPLSKCVDEESFIGGLMFGGSPNMTKESENKDPEDVCGRHLLFDNKLTSGARFERTRSVIPPLLRDYHRPGALHPLSLSKELSHSHAGPPFTLGYPERYELNPSPAILLPSTLFLNGRNPFSVENCKLSRPKVNYPSYNNILTVRDNHTSQSFPDPVVGASRSFIQRISELSSLEAESARQEKLKKMRKLRKPPS, from the exons ATGGCGGCTCCCAGCATGATGACGTTCCAGGTGAACTCCTCTCTACCCACCACCGAGGCTCTAGCCGCCCTACGGGGCTCGAACAGCTGCGGCCCTGACACCTCGGCCGGACACCTCGCCTACCGGAGCCTCGGGATGGGAGCGGGGGGAGGACGAGCCACCTTCAGACAGAAGCTCCACATGAGGcggacacttcctgtcacacaGCCGCTGAGCA AGTGCGTAGATGAGGAGTCCTTCATCGGGGGTCTCATGTTCGGAGG GTCGCCTAACATGACCAAAGAGTCTGAGAATAAAGATCCAGAGGACGTCTGTGGGAGACACCTTCTCTTTGATAACAAAT TAACTTCAGGTGCCAGGTTCGAGAGAACCAGATCCGTGATCCCTCCCCTGCTGAGAGACTACCACAGACCGGGCGCCCTGCACCCCCTCAGCCTCTCCAAGGAGCTTTCCCACAGCCACGCCGGGCCGCCCTTCACTCTGGG CTACCCTGAAAGATACGAGCTGAACCCGAGTCCAgccatcctccttccctccacttTATTCCTCAATGGCAGAAACCCCTTCTCAGTTGAAAACTGTAAACTCAGCAG GCCTAAGGTGAACTATCCATCCTACAACAACATATTGACTGTTAGAGACAATCACACAA GCCAGTCCTTTCCAGACCCGGTGGTCGGCGCCTCTCGCTCTTTTATCCAGAGGATATCTGAGCTGTCCTCTCTGGAGGCCGAGTCGGCGAGACAAGAAAAGCTCAAGAAAATGAGGAAACTGAGAAAACCTCCATCCTGA